DNA from Verrucomicrobiia bacterium:
TGGTGTCGCAGCCGGATTCGGGCGAGGAGGCCCTGACGATCTGCGAAACCCTCGCGCGGTCGGGGGCGCTGGACATCATCGTCGTGGATTCCGTGGCGGCGCTGGTGCCGAAGGCCGAGCTGGAGGGCGAGATGGGCATGGCGACCATGGGCATGCAGGCCCGCCTGATGTCCCAGGCCTTGCGCAAACTCACGGCCATCCTGAGCAAGGCGCGGACCACCTGTCTGTTCACCAACCAGCTCCGTGAGAAGGTGGGGGTGATGTTCGGCAATCCCGAGACCACGCCCGGAGGCAAGGCGCTGAAGTTCTATGCCAGCGTCCGCATGGACATCCGGCGCAAGGATGCGCTGAAGGACGCCGCGGGCAATGTCATGGGCAATCACGTCAAGGTGAAGGTCGTGAAGAACAAGGTGGCCCCGCCCTTCGCCGAGGCCGAATTCGACATCCTGTTCAATCACGGCATTGACAAGGAGGGCTGCCTCCTGGACGTGGGCATTGATTGCGGCGCGGTCGAAAAGAAGGGGGCCTGGGTGCAGTTTGAGGGGGAGTTGATCGGGCAGGGCCGGGACGCCGCCCGCAAGGCGCTCATGGAAAAGCCCGAGCTCGCGCAGAAAATCCGCGAGGCGATTCTCGTGCGAAAAGCCCCGGTGATTGAAGCGCCGACTGCCGCCACCGCTCCTGCGGCTGTGGCAACCGCAACCGCAACCCCGGCTCCGGCAAAGGCCCGGACGGCCTGATCCGGGAGCCCGGATTCCACGGAGGGCCTTCGGGAGGGCGCTTCCCGGCGAAACCCAGGAAACGACCCCCGGGCGTCCGCCATCCGTTCCGGGCTTGTGAGCGGGATCCGGCGGCGGAACGATGTGTCCATGAAATCCTGGGTGGCGGGGCTCGGTGCACTGGTGGCGGCACTCGCAGCAGCCGGCAATGTCAATGGGGCGGCACCGGTCACCGTCGCAAGAACCAACCACCAGGGGTGGTCCAGTGCCTGGAAGGTTTCGAACGGAATCGTCGAGACGATCGTGGTGCCGGAGGTGGGCCGGGTGATGCAATTCCGGTTCGCCGGCGCGACCAACGGACCGTTCTGGGAGAACCCGGCGCTGGCCGGAAAGCCGATGCCTGATCAGCCCTGGACCGCCGCGCATGGCAGCTTCGGTGGCGACAAGTCCTGGCCGGCGCCGCAGAGCCTCTGGAACTGGCCACCGCCCGACGTGTTCGACACCTCCGCTGTGGAGGCGCGCGCCGAGCCCGGCGCCCTGCGATTGACCTCCCCGGTGAGCCCGCGCTTCGGCGTCCGCACGGAGCGCCGGGTCCTCCTGGAGCCGGATCAACCGGTCCTGCGCATCGAGACCACCTACCACAAGGTGGCGGGCGAACCGGTGAGCCTGGGCGTGTGGGTGATCACGCAGGTCGCCGACCCGGTGGCGGTGTATCTGCCGGTGCCTCCGGATACGCGGTTTGAGTCGGGCACCAGCGCGATGTGGGGTCCGGTGCCCGCCACACTGTCCCGACGCGGAAACCTGCTGCGACTCACCCGGGACACCCGGGCATCCCACAAGGTGGGCAACGAAGGGGTCTCCATGGTGTGGGTGGGTGCGCACGAATTGCTGCGGGTGGACATTCCGCGCATCGCCGGCGGGACGTACGCAGACGACGGCTGTTCGGTGGAGGTGTACACCAACCCGGATCCGGTCCCGTATGTCGAACTGGAGACCCTGGGACCCCAGCGGTGGCTGGCCGTCGGGGATTCGGTGGCCGCGACCAACACCTATCGCTTGTTCCGTCGCGAGCTGACGGACGACGAGGCGGACGCCCGCCGGGTGCTCGCGCGCTGAACCGGGCGCGCGAGGAATGCCCAACGTTCCGCCGGCCTCAGCGCCGTTGCAGGCGGGAGCGCGATGCCTCATCGCGGGGCGATCCGACTCGTGTTCGGTTCGTTGCCTGCAGTTCGCGCCGGGAGGTCTGGGTGGCGTTCTCGAGGCGGCGGGCGAGGGCGTCCCGTTCCCGCTCAACCCGGCGCAGGCGTTCCTCCAGGGATTCGATGGCCCGCCGGGTGGCCGCCGCCTGCTTCGCGGTCGGCGCGGTCTGGAGGGAGGCGATGGTGGCCATCAGTTCCAGGCGCTCGCGTTCCCAGCGGGATCGCGCCTTTTCGGCTTCAGCCAGGACCATCAGCAGCTCGTTCTGCCGCGCCCGACTCTCTCGGAGCGCATCCCGCAGCCGGGCGGATTCGGTCTCAATCGTCATCACATGGGCGGCAAAGGCGGGCTCGGCGGCGAGGATCTCGAGAAACGCGGCCTCGGTGTCCCCCTGGACCCCGCCGGGGATCACCGGACGCAGCGCGCCAAGCCGCGCCTCGGCGGCCTTCAACTGGGCCTCGATCTCCTCGCGTTCCTCGCGCTCGGCCGCGAGCTGGATCCGGACCGACTGGAGGTCCTCCACCCGGACGGTCAATTCAGCGACCCGATTGGAGAGGAACCGGTTGTCGGTCTCCACGAGGCCCCGGGCCTGTTGCTCCCGAAGCAGGCGCTGCTCCAGCTGCAGGGCCCGCACCCCCTGCCGCTCCCCCTCGGCCCGGGCGAATGCGAGATCGGTTTCCAGTTGCCGGACGCGGACGAGTCCCTCCTCGGTCTGTCGCTGGCGCAGCGCCTCCAAATCGGCTTCGAGCCGCACGCGGTCGGCGAGGAGGGTCTCATTCTCCCGGCGCACCGCGGCGAGGCCGTCCTGGAGGCGGCTGACGCGTTCCGCGAGGTTGGCAATCTGGTCTCCCCGCGGGGTGGCGGCGCTGAGCTCCTTCACCTGGGATTTCAGCGTGGAGTTTTCCGACTCGAGGGTCCGGATCTCGCCGGACCGCAGCCGCTGAAGCTCCGCCTCGGCGCTGTGGCGCAGCCGTTCGAGATCGGTCGTCTTTTCCGCCTGGGCCGCCAGTTGGGCGTTGGCCGCCGCCAGGGCGCGCTCCGCCTCCTCGACGAGGACCCGGTCCACGAGGTTTTGACGCTCCGCCTGTTGGACCTCGAGGCGCTCGG
Protein-coding regions in this window:
- the recA gene encoding recombinase RecA; the encoded protein is MPAPAKSDPKPADPKEADASRQAAAKSRDLEAAISSITKSFGDGAIMRLGAAGAQRQVEVIPTGALAIDLALGVGGVPRGRIIEIYGPESSGKTTLMLHLIANAQKAGGVAAFIDAEHALDPGYAKKLGVDLENLLVSQPDSGEEALTICETLARSGALDIIVVDSVAALVPKAELEGEMGMATMGMQARLMSQALRKLTAILSKARTTCLFTNQLREKVGVMFGNPETTPGGKALKFYASVRMDIRRKDALKDAAGNVMGNHVKVKVVKNKVAPPFAEAEFDILFNHGIDKEGCLLDVGIDCGAVEKKGAWVQFEGELIGQGRDAARKALMEKPELAQKIREAILVRKAPVIEAPTAATAPAAVATATATPAPAKARTA